The following proteins are co-located in the Spirosoma montaniterrae genome:
- a CDS encoding alkaline phosphatase D family protein — protein sequence MRLLTLLFLTIPITSFAQSPLLQSGPMVGYSDFREVALWAQTKQPARVQIRYHEVGKPQPAYLTNEVQTDRKTAFTAHLLADQVEPGKKYEYELLIGGQKVSLPYPTRFQTQNLWQWRTDPPTFRFGVGSCTYVGEPAVDRPGTPYGGGYEIFTALTAQKPDFMLWTGDNTYTREVDWNSRTGVLRRYTHTRSLPEMQPLLANTHNYAIWDDHDYGPNDSDRSYWLKPVTLEAFKLFWTNPNYVFDEGCTGTFFWNDCQFFLLDDRTFRAPDEMPDGPDKMYFGEKQLQWFIDALRYSKATFKFVVTGGQIVNPSALFENYAIYATERDRLFKAIADAKIPGVLFLTGDRHHSILHKLDRPGTYPLYDLTISPLTSGPAKARDEELKQPTYVDGTYLSERNFGILSVTGPLRDRVLTIQIYDQKGTERWKREIKASELK from the coding sequence ATGCGACTTCTTACGCTTCTCTTTTTAACAATCCCAATTACTTCCTTCGCGCAATCGCCCCTGTTGCAGTCGGGGCCGATGGTGGGCTATTCTGACTTTCGCGAGGTAGCGCTCTGGGCACAAACCAAACAGCCCGCACGGGTGCAAATCCGGTATCATGAAGTGGGCAAGCCGCAACCGGCTTACCTGACCAACGAAGTGCAGACCGACCGAAAAACGGCTTTTACCGCCCACCTGCTCGCCGATCAGGTGGAACCCGGAAAAAAATACGAATACGAACTGCTGATCGGGGGCCAGAAGGTGAGCCTGCCCTACCCGACCCGGTTCCAAACCCAAAACCTGTGGCAGTGGCGGACCGACCCGCCGACCTTTCGCTTCGGCGTCGGAAGCTGCACTTACGTTGGCGAGCCAGCAGTTGACCGCCCCGGTACGCCCTACGGCGGTGGCTACGAGATTTTTACGGCCTTAACCGCCCAGAAACCCGATTTCATGCTCTGGACGGGCGACAACACCTACACCCGCGAGGTGGACTGGAACAGCCGCACAGGCGTACTGCGCCGGTACACCCACACGCGTTCGCTGCCCGAAATGCAGCCCCTTTTAGCTAATACGCACAATTACGCCATCTGGGACGATCACGATTACGGCCCCAACGACTCCGACCGCAGCTACTGGCTCAAGCCCGTGACGCTCGAAGCCTTTAAGCTGTTCTGGACCAATCCGAATTACGTGTTCGATGAAGGTTGTACGGGTACTTTTTTCTGGAACGACTGCCAGTTTTTCCTGCTGGACGACCGCACCTTCCGCGCGCCCGACGAGATGCCCGACGGCCCCGACAAAATGTATTTCGGTGAAAAACAACTACAATGGTTCATCGACGCGCTGCGGTACAGCAAAGCCACGTTTAAGTTTGTAGTTACGGGCGGGCAGATTGTGAACCCCTCGGCCCTGTTTGAAAACTACGCCATCTACGCCACCGAACGCGACCGACTTTTCAAAGCCATTGCCGACGCCAAAATTCCGGGTGTGCTGTTCCTGACCGGCGACCGACACCACAGCATCCTGCACAAACTTGACCGGCCCGGCACCTACCCACTCTACGACCTGACGATTTCGCCCCTGACCTCCGGCCCCGCCAAAGCCCGCGACGAAGAACTCAAACAACCCACCTATGTTGACGGTACGTATCTATCCGAGCGTAACTTCGGCATCCTTAGCGTCACCGGCCCACTACGCGACCGCGTTCTGACGATTCAGATTTACGACCAGAAAGGCACTGAACGCTGGAAACGCGAGATTAAAGCCAGTGAATTGAAATGA
- a CDS encoding 6-phosphogluconolactonase, with the protein MTLQTFPTHDELSQRAAEHMAALLTQKPDALLCVASGDTPIETYRRFVKLAQAGQVDVSRCQFVGLDEWVGFGPDDLGSCSYYIFRDLFRPLGLRPDQMHVFDAKADDLLDECAKIDAVIDRHGGLDLLLVGMGMNGHIALNEPGTPFTNGCHVSELAESTITVGQKYFDKPTELSRGITLGLRHLTQARDVLLMVSGAKKAPVLRDALTGPVTEQMPASIVQTVPQAQVWVDAGAASLLS; encoded by the coding sequence ATGACCCTACAAACCTTTCCCACCCACGACGAACTGTCGCAACGTGCTGCCGAACACATGGCGGCTTTGCTTACTCAGAAACCCGACGCGCTGCTGTGCGTGGCGTCGGGTGACACGCCCATTGAAACCTACCGGCGGTTTGTAAAACTGGCGCAGGCGGGGCAGGTCGATGTGAGCCGCTGTCAGTTTGTGGGCTTAGACGAGTGGGTAGGCTTCGGCCCCGACGACCTGGGGAGTTGTTCGTACTACATCTTCCGCGACCTGTTCCGGCCCCTCGGCCTGCGCCCCGACCAGATGCACGTTTTCGATGCCAAAGCCGACGACCTGCTGGACGAATGTGCCAAAATCGACGCTGTAATTGACCGGCACGGCGGGCTTGACTTGCTACTCGTCGGCATGGGCATGAACGGCCATATTGCTCTTAACGAACCTGGAACGCCCTTTACGAACGGTTGCCACGTTTCGGAACTGGCCGAAAGTACCATTACCGTCGGGCAGAAATACTTCGACAAACCCACTGAACTCTCACGCGGCATCACGCTCGGTCTGCGCCATCTAACCCAGGCCCGCGACGTACTGCTGATGGTGAGTGGCGCAAAGAAAGCCCCCGTGTTGCGCGACGCCCTCACCGGCCCCGTTACCGAACAGATGCCCGCCAGCATCGTACAAACCGTTCCTCAGGCACAGGTTTGGGTCGATGCCGGAGCAGCGAGTCTGCTCTCTTAG
- a CDS encoding NCS2 family permease yields the protein MRPETNTRTEILAGISTFLATMYIIVVNPAILSQAGLPFSGVLTATVLLSFFCSLMMGLYARNPLVVAPGMGLNAFFTFTAVKGMGLTPDVALGAVFWAGILFLLLSLLNVRSAIVRIIPLPLRYAVSAGIGLFITLIGFENAKFIVANPATLVGIARFNDPIVLTFVFGLLLTAVLVVRNVPGAIIIGIVLTTLAAWPIGRYWGDSSAVNFGLKTLVNVQGIVAAPDFSLVGKLDLVGSLKWSLWPVIFAFAFTDLFDSLSTFVGVAEAGGLQDDNGQPRNLNRSLLTDAVATTLAGVFGTSPGTAYIESAVGIAQGGRTGLTAIVAGCCFLPFLFLSPLLSMIPAIATAPALVLVGAFMIKPVTRIDWSQLDDALPAFLALVLIPFSYSITQGLIWGFLSWTVIKVAVGKSRDVPPGLWLVDAFCVLALTAGH from the coding sequence ATGAGACCTGAAACAAACACGCGCACTGAAATCCTCGCTGGTATTTCAACCTTTCTGGCAACGATGTACATCATCGTGGTCAATCCGGCGATTTTGAGTCAGGCGGGTTTGCCATTTAGCGGAGTGCTGACAGCCACGGTACTGCTGTCATTTTTCTGTAGCCTGATGATGGGCCTGTATGCCCGCAACCCACTGGTGGTGGCGCCGGGCATGGGCCTGAATGCGTTTTTCACGTTCACTGCCGTAAAAGGCATGGGCCTAACACCCGACGTTGCGCTGGGGGCTGTATTTTGGGCGGGCATACTGTTTCTGCTGCTGTCGCTGCTGAACGTTCGCTCGGCCATTGTCCGGATTATTCCGCTGCCGTTGCGCTACGCCGTTTCGGCGGGTATCGGGCTGTTTATCACCTTGATAGGGTTTGAGAACGCCAAGTTTATTGTGGCAAACCCGGCCACGCTCGTCGGTATTGCCCGCTTCAACGACCCTATTGTGCTGACGTTTGTGTTTGGGTTGCTGCTCACGGCGGTGCTGGTGGTTCGGAACGTGCCGGGGGCTATTATCATTGGCATTGTGCTGACTACGCTGGCGGCCTGGCCCATTGGGCGGTATTGGGGCGATTCATCGGCGGTGAATTTCGGGCTGAAAACCCTCGTCAATGTTCAGGGCATTGTGGCCGCGCCCGATTTTTCGCTGGTTGGCAAACTCGATCTGGTAGGCTCGCTGAAATGGTCGCTCTGGCCGGTTATTTTCGCCTTCGCCTTCACTGACCTCTTCGACAGCCTGAGTACCTTTGTGGGCGTAGCCGAAGCGGGTGGTTTGCAGGACGACAACGGCCAACCGCGTAACCTGAACCGCTCGCTGCTGACCGACGCCGTAGCGACCACGCTGGCGGGGGTCTTCGGCACAAGTCCCGGCACGGCCTATATTGAGTCGGCGGTGGGCATTGCGCAGGGCGGGCGCACGGGGTTAACGGCCATTGTAGCGGGCTGTTGTTTTCTGCCGTTTCTGTTTCTATCGCCCCTGTTGTCAATGATTCCGGCCATCGCCACGGCTCCGGCTCTGGTACTGGTGGGTGCGTTCATGATCAAGCCCGTTACGCGCATCGACTGGAGTCAGTTAGACGATGCCCTGCCCGCGTTTCTGGCTTTAGTGCTGATTCCGTTCAGCTATTCTATCACGCAGGGGCTGATTTGGGGCTTTCTGTCGTGGACGGTTATAAAAGTGGCCGTTGGTAAAAGCCGCGACGTGCCACCCGGCCTGTGGTTGGTCGATGCCTTTTGCGTGCTGGCCCTAACAGCGGGGCATTGA
- a CDS encoding 5'-methylthioadenosine/adenosylhomocysteine nucleosidase, which yields MKHILLLLLTSPIALAQSYKTEPVTALLGAFGEEVKLVQQSVQNPKTRTINGISFTTGMIGKQRVVVAETGIGKVNAAMTTAFVLAHFRPQRVIFTGIAGGVNPDLQPGDIVIAQQTGYHDYRSVTFSQQPTSQTLDPISKRMNPAYFRADSLLLLKALSASKKADFEAIPTTSRPPSVITGTVVTGDEFVNSEARVNQLRTDHNADATEMEGAAVAQVCYQQGIPCLVIRSLSDKANGNARQDMLTFYKIAARNSAKLVLAIVGEN from the coding sequence ATGAAACATATACTTCTCCTGTTGCTTACATCTCCTATCGCTCTGGCGCAATCATATAAAACAGAACCCGTAACGGCCCTGCTTGGTGCCTTTGGCGAAGAGGTGAAATTGGTTCAGCAGTCTGTTCAGAATCCAAAGACGCGCACTATCAATGGCATCTCATTTACGACGGGCATGATTGGTAAACAGCGGGTCGTAGTTGCAGAAACAGGCATTGGTAAAGTAAACGCGGCTATGACAACAGCCTTCGTGCTGGCGCATTTCCGACCGCAACGGGTCATTTTCACCGGCATTGCGGGCGGAGTAAATCCCGATTTGCAACCGGGCGACATTGTGATTGCGCAACAGACCGGCTACCACGACTACCGCAGCGTTACGTTTTCGCAGCAACCTACGAGCCAAACCCTCGACCCCATCAGCAAACGCATGAATCCGGCTTATTTCCGTGCCGATTCGCTGCTCCTGTTGAAAGCACTTTCAGCCAGTAAAAAAGCTGATTTTGAAGCCATCCCGACCACCTCGCGCCCGCCCTCGGTTATTACGGGCACAGTCGTTACGGGCGATGAGTTCGTGAACTCGGAAGCGCGGGTAAATCAACTCCGCACCGACCACAACGCCGATGCCACTGAGATGGAGGGTGCCGCCGTGGCGCAGGTTTGTTATCAGCAGGGCATTCCGTGTTTAGTTATCCGTAGCCTAAGCGATAAAGCCAACGGCAACGCCCGGCAAGACATGCTCACATTTTACAAAATTGCTGCCCGGAACTCAGCCAAGTTAGTGCTGGCTATTGTGGGCGAGAACTAA
- a CDS encoding NAD(P)-dependent oxidoreductase produces the protein MSTIAIFGATGRTGLPLVQKALDAGHSVRALVRNPQKMTIKHPKLTLIQGSSLDAAKVAETVRGADGVISTLGPDKNSPADLQTRSTQLIINAMNQYDLRRLISLTGGGVRDETNDKPKFMDHAIVFIMKNIAGKGARNALLDGINHADLIRRTNIDWTIVRGPVLTDDPAKGRYQVGYVGTVPGIKLTRADLADFMLKAFEKKTHVRDMPFVTNG, from the coding sequence ATGTCTACGATTGCAATTTTTGGCGCAACGGGCCGTACAGGTCTTCCATTGGTGCAGAAAGCCCTCGATGCGGGCCACTCGGTGCGGGCGTTGGTCCGCAACCCGCAAAAAATGACCATTAAACACCCGAAGCTTACGCTGATTCAGGGCAGTAGTCTTGATGCGGCTAAAGTCGCCGAAACCGTTCGCGGTGCTGATGGCGTCATTAGCACGTTAGGGCCGGATAAAAATAGTCCTGCCGACCTGCAAACGCGCTCTACGCAACTCATTATTAACGCCATGAACCAATATGACCTGCGTCGGCTCATCAGTCTGACAGGTGGGGGCGTTCGCGATGAAACGAATGACAAACCGAAATTCATGGACCACGCTATCGTGTTCATCATGAAGAACATAGCTGGAAAAGGCGCGCGAAACGCCCTGCTCGACGGCATCAATCATGCCGACCTCATCCGCCGAACCAACATCGACTGGACTATCGTGCGTGGCCCGGTGCTTACCGACGACCCGGCAAAAGGCCGCTATCAGGTGGGCTATGTCGGCACCGTTCCCGGTATTAAACTCACCCGCGCCGATCTCGCCGATTTCATGCTGAAAGCCTTCGAGAAAAAAACTCACGTCCGCGACATGCCGTTTGTAACGAATGGCTGA
- a CDS encoding lipase family protein, with product MKHLLTFSFFVLFSFNSLSQPLKPGFDKVEYIELLKVSAQFGDSTYINNFPKPERYRMAYRSPEVGLENRWDLWSDGGNTAVISVRGTTASSVSWLANFYAAMIPAKGELKLSDKETFTYQLASNPRAAVHVGWLVATAFLAKDILAKIDSCYRSGTKNALIIGHSQGGGISFLLTAYLYNLQKQGKLPADLRLKTYCSAGPKPGNLYFAYEYEAMTQGGWAFNVVNSADWVPEVPLTVQTLNDFNETNPFKGAPAMIKQQKFGQRLVLKYVYNKLSKPSLKAQRNYQKFLGQFASKNVSKNLTGFTAPTNYYQSSDYVRTGSHIVLLADEAYYKLYPDDEKKIFVHHFHPPYLYLTEKLP from the coding sequence ATGAAGCACCTTCTCACCTTCTCATTCTTTGTTCTATTCTCCTTCAATAGTCTGAGCCAACCCCTCAAGCCCGGTTTCGACAAAGTCGAATACATTGAGTTGCTGAAAGTATCGGCTCAATTTGGCGATTCGACCTACATCAACAACTTTCCTAAACCCGAACGGTATCGGATGGCCTACCGTTCGCCCGAAGTTGGTCTGGAAAATCGCTGGGATTTATGGAGCGACGGAGGAAATACCGCCGTTATCAGCGTGCGCGGCACTACGGCCAGTAGTGTAAGCTGGTTAGCCAATTTCTATGCAGCTATGATTCCGGCCAAAGGCGAACTAAAACTGTCGGATAAAGAAACCTTTACGTACCAACTGGCGTCTAATCCACGAGCAGCCGTACACGTTGGCTGGTTAGTGGCAACGGCTTTTCTGGCGAAAGACATACTGGCTAAGATAGATTCGTGTTACCGGAGCGGCACGAAAAATGCTTTGATTATCGGCCATAGTCAGGGCGGGGGTATTTCGTTTTTGCTGACGGCTTATCTGTACAACCTGCAAAAACAGGGCAAACTACCTGCCGATCTGCGGCTTAAAACGTACTGTAGTGCGGGGCCAAAGCCGGGCAATCTGTATTTCGCCTATGAATACGAAGCCATGACACAGGGCGGCTGGGCTTTCAACGTGGTGAACTCCGCCGACTGGGTGCCCGAAGTGCCGTTAACCGTGCAGACGCTCAACGATTTTAACGAAACGAATCCATTTAAGGGCGCACCGGCTATGATTAAGCAACAAAAGTTTGGGCAGCGGCTGGTACTGAAGTACGTTTATAACAAGCTTAGCAAACCTTCGCTGAAAGCCCAGCGCAATTACCAGAAGTTTCTGGGACAATTTGCCTCGAAAAACGTGAGCAAAAACCTAACAGGTTTTACTGCCCCTACCAACTATTACCAAAGCAGCGATTATGTCAGAACAGGCTCGCACATCGTACTACTCGCCGATGAAGCGTATTATAAACTGTATCCAGATGATGAGAAAAAGATTTTCGTTCATCACTTCCATCCGCCGTATTTGTATCTGACAGAAAAATTGCCATAG
- a CDS encoding cation-translocating P-type ATPase, translating into MLPESSLMPGLTDEAVAASRAKHGANTLPAKARSGLLATLKDVATEPMFLLLLASCTVYVGLGQFAEAITLATALLMVAAISIYQSIRSDRALTALRELTQPRVQVRRNGQQVSIAIDELVVGDAVLVSEGERIPADGVIEEASDYSVDEATLTGESMAVAKKPGDLLLAGTNAMSGNAWFSVSAVGGQTQLGRIGQSLATIPTEKTPLQRQIGQFVGRMAWIGFVAFVLVCGVNYARSGNWVTALLFGLTLAMSILPEEIPVAFSSFMALGAARLSRAGVLTKQPQTVESLGSATVICTDKTGTITQEGMSVSQLYDGATDTLIPLSDVLPDTAKSVLAYARWASETDPFDPMEKAIVAAFGTMPADTYPLIHEYPLAGMPPMMTHVRQSPAGEVVVAGKGAVEHILAVCHLQPAVAERIRAVTKELSVAGFRVLGVASGTYVSPTFPAEQDGFIWSFLGLIALENPPKPNAKAVMQAFADAGIRVKMITGDFPETAQAIARQVGLPNADTLLTGQQVMSMDEPTLRQQAGQTVIFARMFPEAKLRIVNALKANGEVVAMTGDGVNDGPALKAAHIGVAMGKRGTEVAKQAASLVLVNDDLSSMVAAIAEGRRIYQNLKKAIAYIVSIHIPIILTVAVPLLANWQWANLFSPIHVIFLELVMGPTCSIAFENEPAEPGQMRKPPRQATDRPQPDAFLAGAELGRSVVQGLVMAAAVLGVYYARMQQGEPVTVVRTLTFTTLVVGNILLALVNRSFTQSVFQTLRMPNPIMTLLLGLTLALLLITLLVPGVRTLFGFAPVSALALGWCSLAALISVGWIEVYKAIRKRN; encoded by the coding sequence ATGCTACCAGAGTCTTCGCTAATGCCGGGCCTGACCGATGAAGCCGTTGCTGCCTCGCGGGCTAAACACGGAGCCAACACGCTTCCTGCCAAAGCCCGTTCGGGCTTGCTGGCAACACTGAAGGACGTGGCGACGGAACCCATGTTTTTGCTGTTGCTGGCTTCCTGTACGGTGTATGTCGGCTTGGGGCAGTTTGCCGAAGCCATCACGCTGGCCACCGCGTTATTGATGGTCGCGGCCATTTCGATCTATCAGTCGATTCGTAGTGATCGTGCCCTGACCGCCCTCCGTGAACTAACGCAACCCCGCGTACAGGTTCGGCGCAACGGGCAGCAGGTGTCTATTGCTATCGACGAGTTGGTGGTTGGTGATGCCGTGCTGGTCAGCGAGGGCGAGCGCATACCTGCCGATGGGGTCATTGAAGAAGCCAGCGATTATTCTGTAGATGAGGCTACTCTGACGGGCGAGTCGATGGCCGTTGCGAAGAAGCCGGGCGACCTGCTTCTGGCGGGAACGAACGCCATGTCGGGCAATGCCTGGTTCAGCGTATCGGCGGTTGGTGGGCAGACCCAACTGGGCCGAATTGGGCAGAGCCTGGCCACCATTCCGACCGAAAAAACACCTCTGCAACGCCAAATAGGGCAATTTGTGGGCCGAATGGCGTGGATTGGCTTTGTTGCCTTCGTGCTGGTTTGTGGGGTCAACTATGCCCGTTCCGGCAATTGGGTTACGGCCCTGCTTTTTGGCCTGACACTGGCCATGTCGATTCTGCCCGAAGAAATTCCGGTAGCGTTCAGCAGTTTCATGGCTCTGGGAGCCGCCCGCCTGAGCCGAGCCGGGGTACTAACCAAACAACCGCAGACGGTCGAAAGTCTCGGCTCGGCCACCGTGATCTGCACCGATAAAACCGGCACTATTACCCAGGAGGGCATGAGCGTCAGTCAGCTCTACGACGGAGCCACCGACACGCTAATACCGTTGTCCGACGTGTTGCCGGACACGGCCAAATCGGTGCTGGCCTATGCCCGCTGGGCCAGCGAAACCGACCCCTTCGACCCGATGGAAAAAGCAATCGTTGCCGCGTTTGGCACCATGCCCGCTGATACATACCCACTGATTCATGAGTATCCGCTGGCTGGTATGCCCCCCATGATGACTCACGTTCGGCAGTCGCCAGCGGGAGAGGTCGTGGTGGCCGGGAAAGGTGCCGTAGAGCATATTCTGGCCGTTTGCCATCTCCAGCCGGCTGTAGCTGAACGGATTCGCGCCGTGACGAAAGAACTCTCAGTAGCCGGATTTCGGGTGCTGGGCGTAGCGAGCGGCACATACGTGTCGCCCACGTTTCCGGCAGAACAGGATGGGTTTATCTGGTCGTTTTTGGGCCTGATTGCCCTTGAAAATCCGCCCAAACCCAATGCCAAAGCCGTAATGCAGGCCTTTGCCGACGCGGGCATCCGGGTTAAGATGATTACCGGCGATTTCCCCGAAACAGCGCAGGCTATTGCCCGGCAAGTGGGCTTGCCCAATGCTGATACGTTGCTGACGGGTCAACAAGTAATGAGCATGGACGAGCCGACGCTTCGGCAGCAGGCGGGGCAAACAGTGATATTTGCGCGGATGTTCCCCGAGGCCAAACTGCGGATCGTGAACGCGCTCAAAGCCAACGGCGAGGTCGTAGCCATGACCGGCGACGGGGTCAACGACGGCCCGGCCCTAAAAGCCGCGCACATCGGCGTGGCAATGGGCAAGCGTGGCACCGAAGTGGCTAAACAAGCTGCATCGCTGGTGCTGGTCAACGACGATCTTAGCAGCATGGTCGCGGCCATCGCCGAGGGGCGACGGATTTATCAAAACCTCAAAAAAGCGATTGCTTACATCGTTTCCATCCATATCCCGATTATCCTGACGGTGGCAGTGCCATTGTTGGCCAACTGGCAGTGGGCCAACCTGTTCAGCCCGATCCACGTCATTTTTCTGGAGTTGGTGATGGGGCCAACCTGCTCTATTGCCTTCGAGAACGAACCCGCCGAACCCGGACAAATGCGAAAGCCGCCCCGCCAGGCTACTGACCGACCGCAGCCCGATGCGTTTCTGGCAGGGGCCGAACTGGGCCGGAGCGTTGTGCAGGGGCTGGTTATGGCAGCAGCGGTGCTGGGTGTGTATTACGCCAGAATGCAGCAGGGCGAACCCGTAACCGTTGTTCGGACGCTAACTTTTACCACGTTGGTGGTCGGCAATATCCTGCTCGCGCTGGTAAACCGGTCGTTCACGCAGTCAGTGTTTCAGACACTACGGATGCCCAACCCAATCATGACCCTGCTGTTGGGCCTGACGCTCGCCCTACTGCTAATTACGCTGCTCGTGCCGGGCGTGCGGACGCTGTTTGGATTCGCGCCCGTGTCGGCATTGGCTCTGGGCTGGTGTAGTCTGGCCGCGCTGATTAGTGTGGGCTGGATTGAAGTGTATAAAGCGATTCGGAAACGCAACTAA